One segment of Chryseobacterium turcicum DNA contains the following:
- the nuoH gene encoding NADH-quinone oxidoreductase subunit NuoH, which yields MDLITFKLILVLALFLLSLTIAAYSTWAERKVAAIMQDRIGPNRSGPFGLLQPLADGGKFFFKEDFTPANAERFLFVLGPALVMFISLITGAVIPWGKTLNLGGVSYDLQVANIDVGVLFIIGMASIGVYGIMIGGWASNNKYSLLGAIRASSQMISYELAMGLALLSIIMMAGSLDLKVITENQTEGKLWGIIPIGSGMNWNIFYQPLAFLIFFVAALAETNRHPFDLPECESELVTGYTTEYSSMKLGLYMFGEYVNMFISNAFMVVLFFGGYNYPGIDWVTENWGENVAGILSIVAFLSKTIIGILIFMWIRWTLPRFRYDQLMHLGWKTLIPLALVNLMITGAVILAFGN from the coding sequence ATGGATTTAATTACATTTAAATTAATACTTGTACTGGCACTTTTCCTGCTTTCGTTAACGATTGCAGCCTACTCTACTTGGGCAGAAAGAAAAGTTGCAGCCATTATGCAGGATAGAATCGGGCCAAACAGATCAGGACCTTTCGGTTTACTGCAACCTCTTGCAGATGGTGGTAAATTTTTCTTTAAAGAAGACTTTACACCAGCCAATGCCGAAAGATTTCTATTCGTATTGGGACCTGCATTGGTGATGTTTATTTCATTAATTACCGGAGCAGTTATTCCTTGGGGAAAAACGTTAAACTTGGGTGGAGTTTCTTATGATCTTCAGGTTGCCAACATCGATGTTGGGGTACTTTTCATCATCGGAATGGCTTCTATCGGAGTTTACGGGATTATGATCGGAGGCTGGGCTTCCAACAACAAGTATTCATTACTAGGTGCCATCAGAGCTTCTTCGCAGATGATTTCTTACGAATTGGCAATGGGATTGGCTTTACTTTCTATCATTATGATGGCAGGAAGTTTAGATTTAAAAGTAATTACGGAAAACCAAACTGAAGGAAAACTTTGGGGAATTATCCCTATCGGTTCTGGGATGAACTGGAATATTTTCTACCAACCATTAGCATTTTTAATCTTCTTTGTGGCAGCTTTGGCAGAAACCAACCGTCACCCTTTCGATTTACCAGAATGTGAATCTGAATTGGTAACAGGATATACAACCGAATATTCATCAATGAAATTAGGTTTATACATGTTTGGTGAATATGTGAATATGTTTATTTCTAATGCTTTCATGGTAGTACTTTTCTTCGGAGGATACAACTATCCAGGAATTGACTGGGTTACTGAAAACTGGGGAGAAAATGTAGCAGGTATTTTGAGTATCGTAGCATTCTTATCTAAAACCATTATCGGGATTTTAATCTTTATGTGGATCAGATGGACGTTACCAAGATTCAGATACGATCAATTGATGCACTTAGGATGGAAAACTTTAATTCCATTGGCATTAGTCAACCTAATGATTACAGGAGCTGTGATTTTAGCTTTTGGAAATTAA
- a CDS encoding 2Fe-2S iron-sulfur cluster-binding protein, giving the protein MSEEVKKFKITIDGQTAEVLPGTSILEAARQIGGKSVPPAMCYYSKLETSGGRCRTCLVEVSKGSEADPRPMPKLVASCRTNVMDGMEVKNLSSEKAQEGRKAVTEFLLVNHPLDCPVCDQAGECHLQDLGYEHGNLETRTEFERNTYEADDLGPHIKLNMNRCILCARCVLAANQLTGEREHGILFRGDHAEISTYLNKALDNDFIGNVIDVCPVGALTDRTARFTSRVWFTKPMNGSCKCDKCSGKATVYLKGDEVVRVTARKDQWGEVEEFICDTCRFERKSLSDWNIEGPRHIDRHSVISLNHYEKPKDELRVLDNPMAKEISEKDEK; this is encoded by the coding sequence ATGAGCGAAGAGGTTAAAAAATTCAAAATAACGATAGACGGACAAACTGCTGAAGTTTTGCCCGGGACTTCTATTTTGGAAGCTGCAAGACAAATCGGTGGGAAGTCTGTTCCTCCGGCAATGTGTTACTACAGCAAATTGGAAACCAGTGGTGGAAGATGTAGAACGTGTTTGGTAGAGGTTTCTAAAGGATCAGAAGCAGACCCGCGTCCTATGCCAAAATTGGTAGCAAGTTGCAGAACCAATGTGATGGACGGAATGGAGGTGAAAAACCTTTCTTCTGAAAAAGCTCAGGAAGGTAGAAAAGCGGTTACCGAATTTTTATTGGTAAACCACCCGTTAGATTGCCCAGTTTGTGATCAGGCAGGTGAATGTCACCTTCAGGATTTGGGTTACGAGCACGGAAATCTTGAAACCAGAACTGAGTTTGAAAGAAATACGTACGAAGCTGACGATTTAGGTCCACATATCAAGTTGAATATGAACCGTTGTATCTTATGTGCAAGATGCGTTTTGGCGGCCAATCAATTGACAGGTGAAAGGGAACACGGAATCCTTTTCAGAGGAGATCACGCTGAAATTTCTACCTATTTAAATAAAGCTTTAGATAATGATTTCATCGGAAACGTAATCGACGTTTGTCCTGTAGGAGCATTAACAGACAGAACAGCTCGTTTTACAAGCAGAGTGTGGTTTACAAAACCAATGAATGGTTCTTGCAAATGTGATAAGTGTTCTGGAAAAGCAACAGTTTATTTGAAAGGTGACGAAGTTGTAAGAGTAACTGCTAGAAAAGATCAGTGGGGAGAAGTGGAAGAATTCATTTGTGATACTTGTCGTTTCGAAAGAAAATCTCTTTCAGACTGGAACATTGAAGGACCAAGACATATCGACAGACATTCGGTAATTTCTTTAAATCATTACGAGAAGCCAAAAGACGAACTAAGAGTTTTAGACAATCCGATGGCTAAAGAAATCAGCGAAAAAGACGAAAAATAA